Proteins encoded within one genomic window of Amorphoplanes friuliensis DSM 7358:
- a CDS encoding cell division protein SepF, which translates to MSALRKAGVWLGLVEEDDQYDDRYRDGGGYRERERDRDRDRDSGYRYADEFADEDDDVEEAPALPRARQERSGRLERAAARLDLDRDEHDRPERQERASVRSITRPSTPVAETSYPTRDNLALAPQTQVHQRVVEEDQRYQITTLHPTTYREARTIGEHFRDGVPVIINLTEMDEGDARRLVDFAAGLAFGLRGTIERVTNRVFLLSPANVQVTAEDKAKIAEGGFFNQS; encoded by the coding sequence ATGAGCGCTTTGCGTAAGGCCGGTGTATGGCTCGGCCTCGTCGAGGAGGACGACCAGTACGACGACCGCTATCGCGACGGCGGCGGATACCGCGAGCGTGAGCGGGACCGCGACCGTGACCGCGACTCCGGGTACCGCTACGCGGACGAGTTCGCCGACGAGGACGACGACGTCGAGGAAGCGCCGGCGCTGCCCCGTGCGCGCCAGGAGCGCAGCGGCCGCCTCGAGCGTGCCGCCGCCCGCCTCGACCTCGACCGTGACGAGCACGACCGGCCCGAGCGTCAGGAGCGGGCCAGCGTCCGCTCGATCACCCGGCCGTCCACACCCGTGGCCGAGACCAGCTATCCCACCCGGGACAACCTGGCGCTCGCCCCGCAGACACAGGTGCACCAGCGGGTGGTGGAGGAGGACCAGCGTTACCAGATCACGACGCTGCACCCGACCACTTACCGTGAAGCGCGCACGATCGGTGAACATTTCCGCGACGGTGTACCTGTGATCATCAATCTCACCGAGATGGATGAGGGTGATGCCCGCCGACTGGTCGACTTCGCTGCCGGGCTGGCATTCGGCCTTCGCGGTACGATCGAGCGCGTGACCAACCGGGTATTCCTGCTCTCACCGGCCAACGTCCAGGTCACCGCCGAGGACAAGGCCAAGATCGCTGAGGGCGGTTTCTTCAACCAGAGTTGA
- a CDS encoding YggS family pyridoxal phosphate-dependent enzyme encodes MTTRRDELAASLDEVRRRIGRACAAVNRDPGSVTLVAVTKTYPASDVVLLAGLGVTDVGENKDQEAAAKAAAVDEPLRWHFVGQLQRNKAKSVVTYADVVESVDSMRLAGALSTAAARLRERPLDVLVQVSIDGDPARGGAIDGAAEPDRDLWRVAAAVQEAEGLRLGGVMAVAPRGWEPARAFADLAGLAERLRADHPDATVVSAGMSGDLEDAVRYGATHVRIGTSLLGMRNTLR; translated from the coding sequence TTGACGACACGCCGCGATGAACTGGCGGCCTCGCTCGACGAGGTGCGCCGGCGCATCGGGCGTGCCTGCGCGGCGGTGAACCGGGATCCGGGGTCGGTGACCCTGGTGGCGGTCACCAAGACCTACCCGGCGAGCGATGTGGTGCTGCTCGCCGGGCTCGGCGTCACGGACGTCGGTGAGAACAAGGACCAGGAGGCCGCCGCCAAGGCGGCCGCCGTGGACGAACCACTGCGCTGGCATTTTGTCGGCCAGCTGCAGCGCAACAAGGCGAAGTCGGTCGTCACGTACGCCGACGTCGTCGAATCGGTGGACTCGATGCGCCTGGCCGGGGCACTGTCCACCGCGGCGGCACGGCTGCGGGAGCGCCCGCTGGACGTGCTCGTGCAGGTCAGCATCGACGGTGATCCCGCCCGGGGTGGCGCGATCGACGGTGCGGCCGAGCCCGACCGGGACCTGTGGCGGGTCGCGGCAGCGGTGCAGGAGGCCGAGGGCCTGCGACTCGGTGGCGTGATGGCTGTCGCGCCGCGCGGCTGGGAGCCGGCCCGCGCGTTCGCGGACCTGGCCGGCCTGGCCGAGCGGCTGCGCGCCGACCATCCCGACGCGACGGTCGTTTCGGCGGGCATGAGTGGCGACCTCGAGGACGCTGTCCGGTACGGCGCGACACACGTACGGATCGGCACTTCTTTGCTCGGGATGCGAAACACGCTGCGGTAG
- a CDS encoding cell division protein FtsQ/DivIB yields MSDGGGGRSWRLVRADTDAVPTSVRRFMARARRRRLRAALPWAVSAGVVLVVGALVWMVYGTSVLGVRSVDVVGTESLSALQVEQAAAVRMDQPLAGADLDRIRGRVEALPPVDRAIVSRSWPSTIVIEVVERSPVAAVPAGEEFTLIDAEGVAYRTVSKRPSGLPVAKLAAPSPEDINTRSALIVLSALTAELRDQLVSISVPAPAQVSLGLRKDRTVIWGDDTQSENKARVATALLERKGDTIDVSAPDVVTIR; encoded by the coding sequence ATGAGCGACGGCGGGGGCGGGCGGAGCTGGCGGTTGGTGCGGGCGGACACGGATGCCGTCCCGACCTCCGTCCGGCGGTTCATGGCCCGTGCCCGCCGGCGCCGGCTCCGCGCCGCGCTGCCGTGGGCGGTCTCCGCCGGTGTCGTCCTGGTCGTCGGAGCCCTCGTCTGGATGGTCTACGGCACCTCGGTGCTCGGCGTGCGCTCCGTCGACGTGGTGGGCACCGAGTCACTCTCGGCCCTGCAGGTCGAGCAGGCCGCGGCCGTACGCATGGACCAGCCGCTCGCCGGCGCCGACCTGGACCGGATCCGGGGCCGCGTCGAGGCCCTGCCCCCGGTGGACCGCGCGATCGTCTCCCGCAGCTGGCCGTCGACGATCGTCATCGAGGTCGTCGAGCGGAGCCCGGTAGCGGCCGTGCCCGCCGGTGAGGAGTTCACCCTCATCGACGCGGAGGGCGTCGCCTACCGGACCGTCTCGAAGCGGCCGTCCGGTCTGCCGGTGGCCAAGCTGGCCGCACCGAGCCCGGAGGACATCAACACCCGCTCGGCCCTGATCGTTCTGTCGGCCCTCACCGCGGAGCTGCGCGATCAGCTGGTCTCGATCTCGGTGCCGGCCCCGGCGCAGGTCAGTCTGGGGCTCCGGAAAGACCGCACGGTGATCTGGGGAGACGACACCCAGAGCGAGAACAAAGCGCGCGTGGCGACCGCTCTGCTGGAGCGCAAGGGCGACACGATCGATGTCAGCGCCCCGGACGTGGTCACGATCCGTTAA
- the ftsZ gene encoding cell division protein FtsZ — protein sequence MTPPHNYLAVIKVVGIGGGGVNAVNRMIEVGLKGVEFIAINTDAQALLMSDADVKLDVGRELTRGLGAGAQPDVGKNAAEDHRDEIEEVLKGADMVFVTCGEGGGTGTGGAPVVANIARKLGALTIGVVTRPFSFEGKRRQVQAEQGIDELRNQCDTLIVIPNDRLLALGDRGISMMDAFRQADQVLLSGVQGITDLITTPGLINLDFADVKSVMSGAGSALMGIGSARGDNRAVEAAEKAISSPLLEQSMDGARGVLLSIAGGSDLGLFEINDAAQLVTDAAHPDANIIFGAVIDDALGDEVRVTVIAAGFDGGTPSYKPAEAPVRNKVPAPASPPAVTPTAPVPVTPPSPPAQTTPPPRRVLFDDVDVPDFLKNGS from the coding sequence ATGACACCTCCGCACAACTACCTTGCGGTCATCAAGGTCGTAGGCATCGGTGGCGGCGGCGTCAACGCCGTGAACCGCATGATCGAGGTTGGGCTCAAGGGAGTCGAATTCATCGCGATCAACACCGATGCCCAGGCGCTCCTGATGAGCGACGCCGACGTCAAGCTCGACGTCGGCCGTGAGCTGACCCGGGGCCTCGGCGCCGGTGCACAGCCGGATGTCGGCAAGAACGCCGCCGAGGACCACCGCGACGAGATCGAAGAGGTGCTCAAGGGCGCCGACATGGTCTTCGTCACCTGCGGCGAGGGCGGTGGCACCGGTACGGGTGGCGCGCCCGTCGTCGCCAACATCGCCCGCAAGCTGGGCGCCCTGACCATCGGCGTGGTCACCCGGCCGTTCTCGTTCGAGGGCAAGCGCCGCCAGGTCCAGGCCGAGCAGGGCATCGACGAGCTGCGCAACCAGTGCGACACGCTCATCGTCATCCCGAACGACCGGCTCCTCGCGCTCGGCGACCGCGGCATCAGCATGATGGACGCGTTCCGCCAGGCCGACCAGGTGCTGCTGTCCGGCGTTCAGGGCATCACCGACCTGATCACCACGCCGGGTCTGATCAACCTGGACTTCGCCGACGTCAAGAGCGTCATGAGCGGCGCGGGCAGCGCACTCATGGGCATCGGCAGCGCGCGCGGCGACAACCGCGCCGTCGAGGCCGCCGAGAAGGCGATCTCCAGCCCGCTGCTCGAGCAGAGCATGGACGGTGCGCGCGGCGTACTGCTCTCGATCGCCGGTGGTTCCGACCTCGGTCTGTTCGAGATCAACGACGCGGCGCAGCTGGTCACCGATGCGGCCCACCCCGACGCCAACATCATCTTCGGTGCCGTCATCGACGACGCCCTGGGTGACGAGGTCCGGGTCACGGTCATCGCCGCCGGCTTCGACGGGGGCACGCCCTCCTACAAGCCGGCCGAGGCACCCGTCCGCAACAAGGTGCCGGCGCCCGCGTCGCCGCCCGCGGTCACTCCGACCGCACCGGTGCCGGTGACACCACCGTCGCCGCCCGCGCAGACCACCCCGCCGCCGCGCCGGGTGCTCTTCGACGACGTCGACGTGCCGGACTTCCTGAAGAACGGCTCCTGA
- the murC gene encoding UDP-N-acetylmuramate--L-alanine ligase, whose amino-acid sequence MNTAELTPAGELTAEELGTVHLIGIGGVGMGGLARLLLTRGVPVSGSELREWPALAALRALGGTVHMAHEASNLDGVDTVVYSTAIPQDHVEIVEARRRGLRVMHRSEALAAAMTGRRTIAVAGTHGKTTTTSIMTVILQHAGEDPSFVIGGEISAAGSNGHHGSGSYFVAEADESDKSFLIYRPHVSIITNIEGDHLNNWGDLAGLKAGFLEFAQLTDTDGFVVTCIDDEGVGELIAGLRAAGRTVYTYGESEGADLRISDVVSSVQGVRYQATLDGKPLGEIQLALPGRHMGLNSAAAVLTAMRLGLPLQKITEALSSFPGVRRRFERKGTVAGVRVYDEYAYHPTAVKAALRTLREVAGDGRLVVVFQPYRVYRTRDLQSELAEGLAIADEVIVMEVFGPGEQRGPGEGGVALTAAIDLSPEHKVFVPSWEDVAAEVVRRSRPGDVVVTMGAPPISMMGDELLAALAEA is encoded by the coding sequence GTGAACACCGCTGAGCTGACGCCGGCCGGTGAGTTGACCGCCGAGGAACTGGGCACCGTCCACCTCATCGGCATCGGGGGAGTGGGCATGGGCGGCCTGGCCCGCCTGCTGCTCACCCGGGGCGTACCCGTGTCCGGCAGTGAGCTGCGGGAATGGCCGGCCCTGGCCGCGCTGAGGGCCCTCGGCGGCACCGTGCACATGGCGCACGAGGCCTCCAACCTGGACGGCGTCGACACGGTCGTCTACTCGACCGCCATCCCGCAGGACCACGTCGAGATCGTCGAGGCGCGCCGCCGCGGCCTGCGGGTCATGCACCGCTCCGAGGCCCTCGCCGCGGCGATGACCGGGCGCCGCACGATCGCGGTGGCCGGCACCCACGGCAAGACCACCACCACCTCGATCATGACGGTGATCCTGCAGCACGCCGGCGAGGACCCGTCGTTCGTGATCGGCGGCGAGATCTCGGCGGCCGGCTCCAACGGCCACCACGGCTCCGGCAGCTACTTCGTGGCCGAGGCCGACGAGAGCGACAAGTCGTTCCTCATCTACCGCCCGCACGTCTCGATCATCACGAACATCGAGGGCGACCACCTCAACAACTGGGGTGACCTCGCCGGGCTCAAGGCGGGCTTCCTGGAGTTCGCCCAGCTCACCGACACCGACGGCTTCGTGGTCACCTGCATCGACGACGAGGGTGTGGGAGAGCTCATCGCCGGGCTCCGGGCCGCGGGACGCACGGTCTACACGTACGGCGAGTCCGAGGGTGCCGACCTGCGCATCAGCGACGTGGTCTCGTCCGTGCAGGGTGTGCGCTACCAGGCGACGCTCGACGGCAAGCCGCTCGGCGAGATCCAGCTGGCGCTGCCCGGCCGGCACATGGGCCTCAACAGCGCCGCCGCCGTGCTGACCGCGATGCGTCTCGGGCTGCCGCTCCAGAAGATCACCGAGGCGCTCAGCTCGTTCCCCGGTGTCCGGCGCCGGTTCGAGCGCAAGGGCACGGTCGCGGGGGTCCGCGTGTACGACGAGTACGCGTACCACCCGACCGCGGTGAAGGCGGCGCTCCGGACCCTGCGTGAGGTGGCCGGCGACGGGCGGCTCGTGGTGGTGTTCCAGCCGTACCGCGTCTACCGCACCCGGGACCTGCAGAGCGAGCTGGCCGAGGGCCTGGCGATCGCCGACGAGGTCATCGTCATGGAGGTCTTCGGACCGGGTGAGCAGCGCGGCCCCGGCGAGGGTGGTGTGGCGCTGACCGCGGCCATCGACCTGAGCCCCGAGCACAAGGTCTTCGTGCCGTCGTGGGAGGACGTGGCGGCCGAGGTCGTGCGGCGCAGCCGGCCCGGCGACGTCGTGGTCACCATGGGCGCACCGCCGATCTCCATGATGGGCGACGAGCTGCTGGCCGCGCTGGCCGAGGCCTGA
- a CDS encoding UDP-N-acetylmuramoyl-tripeptide--D-alanyl-D-alanine ligase: MIRMTLDEIAAITGGHLVNADPAATVTGGVEYDTRALLPGGLFVAFAGEKVDGHDFAAGAIAAGATGVLGTRDTGQPGIVVDDPLRALAALAAVVVTRLPDLVVVGLTGSSGKTTTKDYIGQLLAHLGETVAPAGSLNNELGFPYTVLKATPATRFLVLEMGARGIGHIRYLTDMARPRIGVVLNVGAAHIGEFGSVEGTAQAKGELVEALDDTGVAILNADDPLVSAMAARTGARVVLVGEAAAATVRAEDVTLDDRGRAAYTLVTTSGSAPVRLAVTGRHQVGNTLAAAAVALEAGMGPAAVAAALGEVGIVSGRRMDVFDRADGVTVIDDSYNANPSSTAAALRALAAMGEGRRTIAVLGFMAELGEHEISGHQEVGRLAAELGVDRLVAVAGDAAPILQGAATVPAFKGEAVLAADQAEAVALLRDDLQPGDVVLVKGSRYRTWEVADALRADAATEEVSP; the protein is encoded by the coding sequence TTGATCCGCATGACGCTGGACGAGATCGCCGCGATCACGGGCGGGCACCTCGTCAACGCCGACCCGGCCGCGACCGTCACCGGCGGGGTCGAGTACGACACCCGGGCCCTGCTGCCCGGCGGGCTCTTCGTGGCCTTCGCGGGCGAGAAGGTCGACGGCCACGACTTCGCCGCGGGCGCGATCGCCGCGGGTGCGACCGGTGTGCTCGGCACCCGGGACACCGGGCAGCCGGGAATCGTCGTCGACGACCCGCTGCGGGCGCTCGCCGCGCTGGCCGCCGTCGTGGTGACCCGGCTTCCCGACCTGGTTGTCGTCGGGCTGACCGGGTCGTCCGGCAAGACCACGACCAAGGACTACATCGGCCAGCTGCTGGCCCACCTCGGTGAGACCGTGGCGCCGGCCGGTTCGCTCAACAACGAGCTCGGCTTCCCTTACACGGTGCTGAAGGCGACGCCGGCCACGCGCTTCCTGGTGCTCGAGATGGGCGCCCGGGGCATCGGCCACATCCGCTACCTGACCGACATGGCGCGCCCGCGGATCGGCGTGGTGCTCAACGTCGGCGCCGCGCACATCGGCGAGTTCGGGTCGGTCGAGGGCACCGCGCAGGCCAAGGGAGAGCTGGTCGAGGCGCTCGACGACACCGGCGTCGCGATCCTCAACGCCGACGACCCCCTGGTCTCGGCCATGGCGGCCCGCACCGGCGCGCGGGTGGTCCTGGTGGGTGAGGCTGCCGCCGCCACGGTACGCGCGGAGGACGTCACGCTGGACGATCGCGGGCGGGCCGCGTACACGCTGGTGACGACCTCGGGGTCGGCGCCGGTGCGCCTGGCGGTGACCGGCCGCCACCAGGTCGGCAACACGCTGGCCGCCGCGGCCGTCGCGCTGGAGGCCGGGATGGGTCCCGCCGCCGTGGCCGCCGCCCTGGGCGAGGTCGGGATCGTCTCCGGCCGCCGGATGGACGTCTTCGACCGCGCCGACGGTGTCACGGTCATCGACGACTCCTACAACGCCAACCCGTCCTCGACCGCCGCGGCGCTGCGCGCGCTGGCGGCGATGGGAGAGGGCCGGCGCACGATCGCCGTCCTCGGCTTCATGGCCGAGCTCGGTGAGCACGAGATCTCCGGCCACCAGGAGGTGGGCCGGCTCGCCGCCGAGCTGGGTGTCGACCGGCTCGTCGCGGTCGCCGGTGACGCCGCCCCGATCCTGCAGGGCGCGGCAACGGTGCCCGCCTTCAAGGGTGAGGCCGTCCTGGCGGCCGATCAGGCCGAGGCCGTCGCGCTGCTGCGCGACGACCTGCAGCCGGGCGACGTGGTGCTGGTCAAGGGTTCGCGGTACCGGACGTGGGAGGTGGCCGACGCGCTCCGCGCGGACGCGGCCACCGAGGAGGTAAGCCCGTGA
- a CDS encoding FtsW/RodA/SpoVE family cell cycle protein, which produces MGEDKPDSRPVVVSPAATAQPAKAAAKPKSLSQQLLPAVHGLLARPLSSYYLLIASSGLLLLIGLTMVFSATSVKAYAQDGNAFSAIRNQLIFAVLGLVGFWVCQRLPSGTLRFLGKYVLGAAIVLLAILDLLMALKAVKLVDSPRLGPVHAELLWLYIGPVGVQPSELAKLGVVLWGADIIARKGASLGHWRELAMPLFPVVGLLFVLVGYNDLGTMLVLLALIIGLLWAAGVRLRVFAALGVLGLSGIGLLIAAASRGAGSGTDGAENYRLLRLTTFLKAPENCDLDLCYQLLQGRSAIYEGGWFGVGLGKGALKWNWLPAADNDFIYAVVAEELGVVGCAVILALFAVLAYTGFRIARRVEDPFRRLAATAITTWLVAQAVINIGGVVGLLPITGLPLPFISAGGSALVVTLAAIGMLASFARAEPDAARALHARPPARWVRLVWAPLPPLPPPRRPGPSRPSAQKTGNRAPANAGGDRRR; this is translated from the coding sequence ATGGGGGAGGACAAGCCTGACAGCCGGCCGGTGGTGGTGTCGCCGGCCGCCACAGCGCAGCCCGCGAAAGCCGCTGCGAAGCCGAAATCGCTCAGCCAGCAGCTGCTGCCGGCGGTGCATGGGCTCCTCGCCCGGCCCCTGTCGTCGTACTACCTGCTGATCGCCAGCTCGGGTCTGCTGCTGCTCATCGGCCTGACCATGGTCTTCTCCGCGACGAGCGTGAAGGCGTACGCCCAGGACGGCAACGCGTTCTCGGCCATCCGCAACCAGCTGATCTTCGCCGTGCTCGGTCTGGTCGGTTTCTGGGTGTGCCAGCGCCTGCCCTCGGGCACGCTGCGTTTCCTCGGCAAGTACGTGCTCGGTGCGGCCATCGTGCTGCTCGCGATCCTCGACCTGCTGATGGCGCTCAAGGCGGTCAAGCTGGTCGACTCACCGCGGCTCGGGCCGGTGCACGCCGAGCTGCTCTGGCTCTACATCGGCCCGGTCGGCGTGCAGCCCTCGGAGCTGGCCAAGCTGGGCGTGGTCCTCTGGGGCGCCGACATCATCGCCCGCAAGGGCGCCTCCCTCGGGCACTGGCGTGAGCTCGCCATGCCGCTGTTCCCCGTGGTCGGCCTGCTCTTCGTGCTGGTCGGGTACAACGACCTCGGCACGATGCTGGTCCTGCTCGCGCTGATCATCGGTCTGCTCTGGGCCGCCGGGGTACGCCTGCGGGTCTTCGCGGCCCTCGGTGTGCTCGGCCTCTCCGGCATCGGACTGCTCATCGCGGCCGCCTCCCGCGGCGCCGGCTCGGGCACCGACGGCGCCGAGAACTACCGCCTGCTGCGCCTCACGACGTTCCTGAAGGCGCCGGAGAACTGCGACCTGGACCTCTGCTACCAGCTCCTGCAGGGCCGCTCAGCGATCTACGAGGGCGGCTGGTTCGGCGTCGGGCTGGGCAAGGGCGCTCTCAAGTGGAACTGGCTGCCCGCCGCCGACAACGACTTCATCTACGCCGTGGTCGCCGAGGAGCTCGGTGTGGTCGGCTGCGCCGTCATCCTGGCGCTGTTCGCCGTTCTGGCCTACACCGGCTTCCGCATCGCCCGCCGCGTCGAGGACCCGTTCCGCCGGCTCGCCGCCACCGCGATCACCACCTGGCTGGTGGCCCAGGCCGTGATCAACATCGGCGGTGTGGTCGGCCTGCTGCCGATCACCGGCCTGCCGCTGCCGTTCATCTCCGCCGGTGGCAGCGCCCTCGTCGTTACCCTCGCCGCCATCGGCATGCTCGCCTCCTTCGCCCGTGCGGAGCCCGACGCGGCCCGCGCCCTGCACGCCCGTCCGCCCGCTCGGTGGGTACGGCTAGTCTGGGCCCCGCTGCCGCCGCTCCCCCCGCCGCGGCGGCCGGGTCCGTCGCGCCCATCTGCCCAGAAAACGGGCAACCGGGCACCCGCAAACGCGGGGGGAGACAGGAGACGGTGA
- a CDS encoding YggT family protein, with translation MLSIVFQIIYLLLYVFFLTLLARFVLGAVLQYGRRWQPGRGASAALESVWSVTDPPLKALRRVIPPLRIGTVSLDLASLVLLVILFVLLNFVLARLIMAFA, from the coding sequence GTGCTGTCGATCGTGTTTCAGATCATCTATCTGCTGCTCTATGTGTTCTTCCTGACCCTGCTCGCCCGGTTCGTCCTGGGTGCGGTGCTGCAGTACGGGCGTCGGTGGCAGCCGGGCCGAGGGGCGTCGGCGGCACTCGAATCGGTGTGGAGCGTCACTGATCCACCCCTCAAGGCGTTGAGGCGTGTGATCCCACCGCTTCGAATTGGTACCGTGAGTTTGGACCTGGCGTCCCTGGTCCTGCTGGTTATCCTGTTCGTGCTTTTGAACTTCGTGTTAGCGCGTCTGATCATGGCGTTCGCGTGA
- the mraY gene encoding phospho-N-acetylmuramoyl-pentapeptide-transferase, with product MRAVIVAAAVAFIISLFGTPVAIRVFTALKAGQPIRAVGPATHQGKKGTPTMGGVAFIFATVLAYVAGHIALTTLPTEQIAQVQPTMTALVLLGLFVFCGAVGFLDDFIKVRKRNSAGLSAKGKLLGQLLVGGGLGIAALYVPSTNGQTVASEHISFIRDISFLDVGKVGSVLVFVFVIMSMSNGVNLTDGLDGLATGASILVLGAYSLIGFWQYRHWCGDDTYRTTANYCYEVRDPLEVALIAAAAAGACVGFLWWNTSPARIFMGDTGALGLGGLIGGLAMATRTTLLSIIIGGLFVIITMSVVIQIISFKTTGKRVFRMSPLQHHFELAGWSEVNIVVRFWIVAGICVAIGLGLFYSDFLSVMG from the coding sequence GTGAGGGCAGTCATCGTCGCGGCCGCGGTCGCGTTCATCATCTCGCTGTTCGGCACTCCGGTCGCCATCCGCGTGTTCACCGCGCTGAAGGCCGGCCAGCCGATCCGGGCCGTCGGCCCGGCCACGCACCAGGGCAAGAAGGGCACGCCCACGATGGGCGGTGTGGCGTTCATCTTCGCCACGGTCCTGGCCTACGTGGCCGGTCACATCGCCCTGACCACGCTGCCGACCGAGCAGATCGCGCAGGTCCAGCCGACCATGACGGCGCTGGTCCTGCTCGGGCTCTTCGTCTTCTGCGGCGCGGTCGGCTTCCTCGACGACTTCATCAAGGTCCGCAAGCGCAACTCCGCGGGCCTGAGCGCGAAGGGCAAGCTGCTCGGCCAGTTGCTGGTCGGCGGCGGCCTGGGCATCGCGGCGCTCTACGTGCCCAGCACCAACGGCCAGACCGTGGCGAGCGAGCACATCTCGTTCATCCGCGACATCAGCTTCCTCGACGTCGGCAAGGTCGGCTCGGTGCTCGTCTTCGTCTTCGTCATCATGTCGATGTCGAACGGCGTCAACCTGACCGACGGTCTCGACGGCCTGGCGACCGGCGCCTCGATCCTGGTGCTCGGCGCGTACTCGCTGATCGGTTTCTGGCAGTACAGGCACTGGTGCGGTGACGACACCTACCGGACCACCGCCAACTACTGCTACGAGGTGCGGGACCCGCTGGAGGTCGCCCTGATCGCGGCGGCGGCGGCCGGCGCCTGTGTCGGCTTCCTCTGGTGGAACACGTCCCCGGCCCGGATCTTCATGGGTGACACCGGCGCGCTCGGCCTCGGTGGCCTCATCGGCGGTCTGGCCATGGCGACCCGTACGACGCTGCTGTCGATCATCATCGGCGGTCTTTTTGTCATCATCACGATGTCCGTCGTGATCCAGATCATCTCGTTCAAGACCACGGGTAAACGGGTGTTCCGGATGTCGCCGCTGCAGCACCACTTCGAGCTCGCGGGCTGGAGCGAGGTCAACATCGTGGTGCGGTTCTGGATCGTCGCCGGTATCTGCGTGGCCATCGGTCTCGGCCTCTTCTACAGCGACTTCCTGTCGGTGATGGGATAG
- the murG gene encoding undecaprenyldiphospho-muramoylpentapeptide beta-N-acetylglucosaminyltransferase produces the protein MGLLRSVVLAGGGTGGHIYPLLAFADALRRHFPEVRITTLGSPKGMENELIPPAGYDLRVIPAFQLPRSINLNLLRTPDRMYKSAHAAGQILDEVQADVVVGFGGYVSVPAYLAAWRRELPIVIHEVNVPPGVANRMGMKFTKNIAVGFPTQPQQAESLKDARVVGVPLRTAIARMDRQALRPQALAHFGLRPDLPVLFVSGGSSGARTINLAVAGAAKKLAHAGIQVLHVQGGRNDPFEVPSDLPVPYVVVPYLSDMQLGYAAADLMLCRAGAITVAETTAIGMPAVYVPYPFSNQEQKRNALPVVEAGGGVLVDNAELTPEWIERTIIPLARDPQRLATMGAAAGSYGRRDGDEALLDFVCEAVAGR, from the coding sequence ATGGGTCTGCTGCGGTCGGTCGTGCTCGCCGGAGGAGGCACCGGCGGTCACATCTATCCGCTGCTCGCCTTTGCCGACGCCCTGCGACGCCACTTCCCCGAGGTGCGGATCACCACCCTGGGCAGCCCCAAGGGCATGGAGAACGAGCTGATCCCCCCGGCCGGGTACGACCTGCGGGTCATCCCGGCCTTCCAGCTCCCGCGCTCCATCAACCTCAATCTGCTGCGCACCCCGGACCGGATGTACAAGTCGGCGCACGCCGCGGGTCAGATCCTCGACGAGGTGCAGGCGGACGTCGTGGTCGGCTTCGGTGGGTACGTGTCGGTGCCGGCCTACCTGGCGGCCTGGCGGCGCGAGCTGCCGATCGTCATCCACGAGGTCAACGTGCCGCCGGGTGTCGCCAACCGGATGGGCATGAAGTTCACCAAGAACATCGCGGTGGGGTTCCCGACCCAGCCGCAGCAGGCCGAGTCGCTCAAGGACGCCCGCGTCGTCGGTGTGCCGCTGCGCACGGCCATCGCCCGGATGGACCGGCAGGCGCTGCGCCCGCAGGCCCTGGCCCACTTCGGGCTGCGTCCCGACCTGCCGGTGCTCTTCGTCTCCGGTGGCTCGTCGGGCGCCCGCACGATCAACCTCGCGGTGGCCGGAGCGGCGAAGAAGCTGGCCCACGCCGGCATCCAGGTGCTGCACGTGCAGGGCGGGCGCAACGACCCGTTCGAGGTACCCAGCGACCTGCCCGTGCCGTACGTCGTGGTGCCGTACCTGTCGGACATGCAGCTGGGTTACGCCGCGGCGGACCTGATGCTGTGCCGTGCCGGGGCGATCACGGTGGCGGAGACCACCGCGATCGGCATGCCCGCGGTCTACGTCCCGTACCCGTTCAGCAACCAGGAGCAGAAGCGCAACGCGCTGCCCGTGGTCGAGGCGGGCGGCGGTGTGCTGGTGGACAACGCCGAGCTCACCCCGGAATGGATCGAACGCACGATCATCCCGCTGGCCCGTGATCCGCAGCGGCTGGCCACGATGGGTGCCGCCGCCGGCTCGTACGGCCGGCGTGACGGTGACGAGGCACTGCTGGACTTCGTGTGCGAAGCGGTGGCCGGACGATGA